A genomic stretch from Deinococcus misasensis DSM 22328 includes:
- a CDS encoding DivIVA domain-containing protein: MNITPFDIRSQEFSGAVSGYNRKEVKQFLENLSNEYEQMLVNANELQTRIHQLEVQLGQLRSGEEDLKRAVISAGQIAHQMKENAQREAEIIKREAEAIREQAERDAQATLDQARKRADELLREANLERDRMFSEAHSRVQEMQTGLEQVKSEKAQFLAQYRAMLKAFLELSAKHPE, encoded by the coding sequence ATGAACATCACACCTTTCGACATTCGCAGTCAGGAGTTCTCGGGTGCCGTCAGCGGCTACAACCGCAAGGAAGTCAAGCAGTTTCTGGAAAACCTCTCCAACGAATACGAGCAGATGCTGGTCAATGCCAACGAGTTGCAAACCCGCATCCACCAGCTTGAAGTGCAACTCGGACAGTTGCGCTCTGGAGAAGAAGACCTCAAACGTGCGGTGATTTCTGCCGGTCAGATTGCCCACCAGATGAAAGAAAACGCCCAGCGTGAAGCCGAAATCATCAAGCGCGAAGCCGAAGCCATCCGTGAGCAGGCCGAGCGTGATGCACAGGCCACTCTGGATCAGGCCCGCAAACGTGCCGATGAGCTTTTGCGTGAAGCCAACCTGGAACGCGACCGCATGTTCTCTGAAGCACACTCCAGGGTGCAGGAAATGCAAACCGGTCTGGAGCAGGTCAAATCCGAAAAAGCCCAGTTTCTGGCCCAGTACCGTGCCATGCTGAAGGCTTTTCTGGAATTGAGTGCCAAGCATCCAGAGTGA